GGCGCCGACGTGATCAAAGTCGAGCCGGTGGAAGGAGACGCGACCCGGCGCAACGGTCCTGTGATCCCCGGTGAGGCGCGACAGTATCTGAACAAGAACCGCGGAAAGCGGTCGATGGCGGTGGACCTATCCAATCCAGAAGTGCTCGCGGGCGTGCGCCGCCTGGTGCACGGCGCCGACGTGGTGATCACCAACTTCCGCCCGGGCCAGGCCAAGCGTTTCGGCCTCGACTACGAGAGCGTCTCGGCTGTCAACCCTCGCGTCGTCTATGCCGAGAACACGGCCTTCGGCGAGGACGGGCCCATGGCTGGCGCGCCGGGGATGGACATCATCGTCCAGGCTTATACGGGCCTTTCGCAGTTCACGGCAAACGGCCCCATCCCACCGGTCGACCCGCTGGTAGATTACGGGGCCGCGCTGCTGCTGGCCTGGGGGATATCGACGGCCCTGTACCACAGGGAGCGCAGCGGCCGCGGTCAGAAGCTCAACGTCTCGCTCCTGCAAGCGGCGCTGGTGTTGCAGAACAACCACCTCAATCACATAGACGTGATCGATGGCTGGCGCCACGAGTTCGTCGAGTACCTGAAGACGGCGTTCGTGGAGGGGAAGTCCTGGGCGGAGGTGCTCGCGCACCGCCAGTCGCTTTTGCCGGACGCTTTCGGGCGGGCATACTACGGGTTCTTCGCGACATGCGACGGCACGATTGCGATCGCTGCCGGCGGCAGGCCGAACCAGCTCCGCATGCTGAAGCTGCTAGACCTCGAAGACCGGTGGGTGACTGAGCCGGGGTGGCTACCGGAGGACGGCCGCGCGCACGCCGAGCGCATGCACGAGCGCGTTGCGTCGAAGTTGAGGGAGCAAACGAGCGAATACTGGCTGCGGGCGTTCACGGAGGCCGGGATCCCAGCCGCGCCGGTGCGGATGAAAGACGAGGTGCTCGAGGACCGGCAGGCCTGGGAGAACGGCTTCTACGTGCGCTTGGAGCATGAGTTGGTCGGCGGCCTAACAGTCGTTGCGCCACCGGTCGTTTTTAGCGAGACGCCGCTAGCCGCAAAGGACCCGCCGCCGCCCCTTGGTAAACACACACGCGAGTTGCTGGTCGAGGCGGGCCTGGACGAGGAGGCCATCGACCGGTTGGCGGCGGCGGGCGCGGTCGCCGTCGGTTAGGAGGAGAAGATGGCCGGGGGCGGGCGAAAGGTCCTGGTCGTGGGAGGGACTGGCCCAACGGGTGTGCCGATCGTCAACAACTTCCTGCGCGAGGGAGACTCCGTGACAATCATGCACACTGGCGCCCACGAGGCGGAGTTCGATGGGCCCGTAGAGCACCTTCACGGCAACGCCAGGGACGAGGGAGATATCCACACCCACTTGGGCGCGCGCGAGTGGGACATTGCCGTGTGCACTTCGGGGCGCCTACGGGCGCTCGCGGTCGAGCTGGCAGGCAAGACGCGACGACTGGTAGGCATCACCGGCCAGCCGGTGTACCGCGGCGCCGCGCGACCGACGCCCGAGGGCCGCATCCCACTGCCCGTGCCCGAGTTCGCGGAGCGCCAGTACGACGCCTCCGGCTATACCGGCCGCGTGGCCGAGGGGGAGGACCAGCTCTTCGAGCAGCACGGACGGCAGGACTTCGAGGTCGTGATCGTGCGCTACCCGGGCGTGTTCGGGCCGCGCGCTCCCTTGAACCACGAGTGGGCGGTGGTGAAGCGCGTCCTGGACAGCCGGCCCTTCATGATCTTGCCGCACGACGGGATTGCCTACTTCCAGCGCGGCTACATCGACAACCTCGCCCGCCTCGTGTACCTCTGCGCCACGCGGCCGGAAGCCGCCGGTCAGGCTTTCAACGCTGGAGACGAGCGCGTGCTCAGCGCGCGCCGGGTGGCGGAAGTCATCGTCGACGAGCTGAAGTCCAGGATGGAGCTGGTGGGCGTGCCAGCGCAGTTCTGTCGTGGTGTCTACCCGCTCGCGGAGAAGTCGAACCTCATCCTCGACATGTCCAAGGCTCGCAACCTGCTCGGTTACCGGGACGTTGTTGACGTCGAGGAAGCGACGCGTCTGACCGCGAGGTGGCTTGCCGCAAACCCGCCGCGAGCCGAGGACCTGCGCGAAGGCGCGAGCGGCAGATTCGACTATGCACGCGAAGAGCGCATACTCGCCGCCTGGCAGCGCGCAGAGGCTTCGATAAAGGAAGCGCTTTCGGAGGAGGCGCCGCCGGCCGAGTAATCGGCGCGAGCCCGCAGGTGCAGTCGCTGCCGCGGCTGAGCAGAAGGAGGCCCGGATGGACTCCACGTTCACGCACGAAGACCAGGCGTTCCGGGAGGAGGTGCGCGCCTTCTTTCGCGAAAACAAGCCGCCGCGGCACGGGCAGAGCACTGGCGAAATACAACGAAACATCGTCGCCCAACGGGGCCTCGGCCTGCCCAGGGACTGAGGAGGAAGCATGGCCGGGCGACCGCGCGCTATCGACTCGCTCATAAACTCGACTTTTCTCGATCAGGATCAAGGAGCCGGCCTGCGCCACTTGTTCCGTGACCTCGGCGAGCGCGGCCGCATCGAGGAGCCGGAGCAACTGCTCGAAGCTCTGGATGCGCAAGACATTGGCGCTTGCGTGGTCAGCATCATGCAGCCCGAGCATGCCGACTGGGTGGGCCGAGCCCACGCGCGCTACCCGCGCAAGGTCCTGCCGGCGATGATTACGGACCCGACGCGCGGCATGGAGGAAGTCCGCCGGGTGGTCGCATACTACGAGAAGTACGGGGTGCGCTGCCTGCGCATGCCGCCCTTCCGCTGGACGCTTCCCCCGACGGACCGGGTCTACTGGCCCTTCTACGTGAAAGCTATCGAGCTCGATATCGCGGTCTCGATGAACGCCGGCATGCCCGGGCCGCGCCGTCCGGGGTGGGTGCAGAACCCGGTGTACTACGACGAGGTGGCGTTCCACTTTCCGGAGCTGCGCCTGATCATGTCTCACTCCGGCCAGCCCTGGACGGACGAGGCGATCGCTGTGATGGCTCACTGGGACAATGTCTTCATGTCCTGCACCTCCGTGGCGCCAAGGTACTGGCCGCAGCAGCTTGTCGATTTCATCAACACGCGCGGCAGGGAGAAGATGATGTTCGGAACGGAATATCCGACCATCCCCTGGGACCGGGCGCGCGCTGAAATCGAGGGGCTCGAACTGCGCCCGGAGGCGCAACGGTTGTTCTTCGCCGAGAACGCGAAGCGCATCTACAAATGGGACGCGGACCTCGAAGGGACGGCCTCATGACAGAAAAGATGCCTGGAGACCTCCAGGTGCTGGAGATTGCCTCCGGGGAGGCGGCGTCCTACGCCGCGCGCTACCTGCGCGTCCTCGGGGCGCTTGTCACAAAAGTGGTCGCCGGGGAGCGGGGGCCGGCCTCTCTGCCCGAGCTGGACTTGCACAAACAGGTACGGTTCCTGAACCCGGACGAGGCGCCCGGCGCGGTCGCGGCGCTGGCGTCGAGGTCAGACGTGGTCCTGTGGGCCGGCCAGCGGGCGGACCTCCACGGGCTCCGACCGTCCCTGGATGAGTTGCGGTCCCTGGACCCCCGACTGATTACCGCCGCGGTCACTCCTTTCGGCGAGAGCGGTCCGTGCGCGGCATGGCGCGGCACGGATCTGACGGTCATCCACAGCGGAGGGTTGGGCTACGGGACACCGCCGCGCGTGCTGGACCCGGAACGGGAGCATCCCCTCGGAATCCCCGGCGACGTTACGGAACCCTTGTCTGGCCTCGTGCTTGTCCTCGGGGTCCTGGAGGCGCTGCTCGCGCGTGACCGCGAGGGCGTGGGA
This DNA window, taken from Dehalococcoidia bacterium, encodes the following:
- a CDS encoding CoA transferase, which encodes MPGPFEGLRVIEFGRFIAAPYCAQLLADGGADVIKVEPVEGDATRRNGPVIPGEARQYLNKNRGKRSMAVDLSNPEVLAGVRRLVHGADVVITNFRPGQAKRFGLDYESVSAVNPRVVYAENTAFGEDGPMAGAPGMDIIVQAYTGLSQFTANGPIPPVDPLVDYGAALLLAWGISTALYHRERSGRGQKLNVSLLQAALVLQNNHLNHIDVIDGWRHEFVEYLKTAFVEGKSWAEVLAHRQSLLPDAFGRAYYGFFATCDGTIAIAAGGRPNQLRMLKLLDLEDRWVTEPGWLPEDGRAHAERMHERVASKLREQTSEYWLRAFTEAGIPAAPVRMKDEVLEDRQAWENGFYVRLEHELVGGLTVVAPPVVFSETPLAAKDPPPPLGKHTRELLVEAGLDEEAIDRLAAAGAVAVG
- a CDS encoding NAD-dependent epimerase/dehydratase family protein; this translates as MAGGGRKVLVVGGTGPTGVPIVNNFLREGDSVTIMHTGAHEAEFDGPVEHLHGNARDEGDIHTHLGAREWDIAVCTSGRLRALAVELAGKTRRLVGITGQPVYRGAARPTPEGRIPLPVPEFAERQYDASGYTGRVAEGEDQLFEQHGRQDFEVVIVRYPGVFGPRAPLNHEWAVVKRVLDSRPFMILPHDGIAYFQRGYIDNLARLVYLCATRPEAAGQAFNAGDERVLSARRVAEVIVDELKSRMELVGVPAQFCRGVYPLAEKSNLILDMSKARNLLGYRDVVDVEEATRLTARWLAANPPRAEDLREGASGRFDYAREERILAAWQRAEASIKEALSEEAPPAE
- a CDS encoding amidohydrolase family protein, giving the protein MAGRPRAIDSLINSTFLDQDQGAGLRHLFRDLGERGRIEEPEQLLEALDAQDIGACVVSIMQPEHADWVGRAHARYPRKVLPAMITDPTRGMEEVRRVVAYYEKYGVRCLRMPPFRWTLPPTDRVYWPFYVKAIELDIAVSMNAGMPGPRRPGWVQNPVYYDEVAFHFPELRLIMSHSGQPWTDEAIAVMAHWDNVFMSCTSVAPRYWPQQLVDFINTRGREKMMFGTEYPTIPWDRARAEIEGLELRPEAQRLFFAENAKRIYKWDADLEGTAS